The following are encoded in a window of Dehalobacter sp. 12DCB1 genomic DNA:
- the atpG gene encoding ATP synthase F1 subunit gamma, translating to MAGVRDIRRRIRSVANMQQITKAMKMVAAAKLRKSQEKVIASRPYAKQLQSVLARLVQNQAEARHPLLEKRPVEKVGYILVTSDRGLCGGFNTNLNRMTRSLLDEKTDVQAGLVAVGRKGIDFFTRRNIEIITQFTGLGDSPNYSQAKGIAKDVIGLYTRGELDEVYLVYSKFISVLSQEPTAIKLLPIEPSAEKASGSYIFEPEPQQMLEKLLPSYVESQIFSALLESKASEMGAKMTAMDSATENAKEMIGKLTLIMNRARQAAITKEISEIVGGAAALE from the coding sequence GTGGCAGGAGTACGCGATATTCGCAGACGGATCCGTAGTGTAGCTAATATGCAGCAGATTACCAAAGCCATGAAGATGGTAGCTGCCGCGAAATTACGGAAGTCTCAGGAAAAAGTCATCGCTTCCCGCCCATATGCCAAACAGCTTCAGAGTGTCCTAGCCCGTCTTGTTCAGAACCAGGCGGAGGCAAGGCATCCGCTTCTGGAAAAACGTCCGGTGGAGAAAGTGGGATATATCCTTGTAACGTCAGACCGAGGTCTGTGCGGAGGATTTAATACCAACTTGAATCGTATGACCAGGAGTCTGCTTGATGAAAAGACGGACGTTCAAGCCGGTTTGGTAGCAGTAGGCCGGAAAGGCATTGATTTTTTTACCAGACGTAATATTGAAATCATTACACAGTTTACTGGATTGGGTGATAGCCCCAATTATAGCCAAGCCAAAGGCATTGCTAAAGATGTCATTGGGTTATATACCCGCGGCGAATTAGATGAGGTTTACCTCGTTTATTCTAAATTCATTTCGGTTCTGTCTCAGGAACCAACCGCTATCAAATTACTGCCGATTGAACCATCCGCAGAAAAGGCCAGTGGCAGCTATATCTTCGAGCCTGAACCCCAGCAAATGTTGGAAAAATTACTCCCCAGCTATGTTGAAAGTCAGATTTTCAGCGCCCTCTTGGAAAGCAAGGCGAGTGAAATGGGGGCAAAAATGACGGCGATGGATTCAGCGACGGAGAATGCCAAAGAAATGATTGGCAAGTTGACATTAATAATGAACAGAGCTCGTCAGGCGGCGATTACCAAGGAAATTTCTGAAATTGTAGGGGGAGCTGCGGCTTTGGAGTAG
- a CDS encoding ATP-binding cassette domain-containing protein: MIVINDLTFKYKGSHRSALKNINLRINKGDFVGIIGSSGAGKSTLTYTLNGIVPHHFTGDFYGSVIVDDVDTVEVHPEQLSSFIGSVFQDIDGQMVASVVEDELLFGLENFGIPREEIETRVNEALDTIGIAGLRYRSIHTLSGGQKQKVAIAAIVALRPSVLLLDEPTGELDPQSSMQIFQMLRTLNKDYGMTIIVVEQKIMLLCEYVNRLVVMHDGEILHQGPVRQVLQNSTDLEQIGVNVPRIVTLANLLINKGLYHGELPLNLDEAEKMVNEVLKYDHI; this comes from the coding sequence ATGATAGTAATCAACGATCTCACTTTTAAATATAAAGGCAGTCACCGCTCCGCCCTAAAAAATATTAACCTTCGTATTAACAAAGGCGACTTTGTAGGCATCATCGGAAGCAGCGGCGCCGGCAAGTCGACCCTGACCTACACACTGAACGGAATTGTTCCCCATCATTTCACGGGTGATTTTTATGGCAGTGTTATTGTCGACGATGTGGATACCGTTGAGGTTCATCCTGAACAGCTATCTTCTTTTATTGGCAGTGTATTTCAGGATATTGATGGTCAGATGGTAGCCTCTGTCGTTGAAGATGAACTACTCTTCGGGCTTGAGAACTTTGGCATACCGCGTGAAGAAATTGAAACCCGTGTAAATGAAGCCCTAGATACGATTGGGATCGCCGGTCTGCGATACCGCAGCATCCATACTCTATCGGGAGGACAAAAACAAAAGGTTGCTATTGCTGCTATCGTTGCGCTCCGTCCATCTGTCCTTCTTCTCGATGAACCTACCGGTGAACTTGACCCACAGAGCAGCATGCAAATTTTCCAGATGCTTCGGACGCTAAATAAAGATTATGGCATGACGATCATTGTCGTTGAACAAAAAATTATGCTTTTATGTGAGTACGTCAACCGGCTTGTTGTGATGCATGATGGAGAGATTCTGCATCAGGGACCTGTGCGGCAGGTACTCCAGAACAGTACAGACCTTGAACAAATCGGCGTCAATGTCCCCAGGATTGTGACCCTGGCCAACCTGCTGATCAACAAAGGACTTTACCACGGAGAACTGCCTCTGAATTTGGATGAGGCTGAGAAAATGGTAAATGAGGTGCTTAAGTATGATCATATTTGA
- a CDS encoding metal-sensing transcriptional repressor, which produces MENNSLDRTKLHTHTHIHPNKKNVLNRLARMIGHLEGIKRMVDDEVDCSEILIQLSAVRSALNNTGKVILSDHINHCLIHAYEENNTEVIDKLNDAIDKFLK; this is translated from the coding sequence ATGGAAAATAATAGCCTTGATCGTACGAAACTACATACTCATACTCATATCCATCCAAACAAGAAAAATGTATTAAACCGCTTGGCCAGAATGATCGGTCATCTGGAAGGTATAAAAAGAATGGTTGACGATGAAGTCGACTGCAGTGAAATACTGATACAGCTGTCGGCTGTCCGCTCGGCACTTAACAACACTGGCAAAGTAATCCTAAGCGATCATATTAATCATTGTCTGATCCATGCCTATGAGGAAAACAATACCGAAGTCATCGATAAACTGAATGATGCTATTGATAAGTTTCTAAAATAA
- a CDS encoding ABC transporter ATP-binding protein, translated as MIIFEHVSFTYGSSPVIGDVSFQVNKGDFAAVIGENGAGKSTLSKLCNGLLKPSAGRVTVNGNDTRTTRTSSLAKLIGFLFQNPDRQICQNTIRGEIMFGLECVLDDVDLRQERCEDMIGQFGLDGNADPFTLSRGDRQRVTLASVLACRPEVLILDEPTTGLDYSECTHIMKLIRELNENGTTIIMVTHDMELVQDYAKRVLVVSGGKLLGDGDTAAMMTHLDMLAAASVAPAQIPALALRLGEHFKNIFTVTQMVERIESRCKR; from the coding sequence ATGATCATATTTGAGCATGTCAGTTTTACCTATGGCTCCAGCCCTGTAATCGGCGATGTTTCATTCCAGGTCAATAAGGGAGATTTTGCGGCTGTCATTGGCGAAAACGGTGCGGGTAAATCAACGCTCAGTAAGCTCTGCAACGGACTCCTGAAACCCTCAGCGGGACGGGTGACGGTCAACGGTAATGATACCCGAACGACACGCACCAGCAGCCTTGCTAAATTGATTGGGTTTCTGTTTCAAAACCCTGACCGCCAGATTTGCCAAAATACCATCCGCGGTGAAATTATGTTTGGACTCGAATGCGTGCTTGATGATGTCGACTTGCGCCAGGAACGCTGTGAAGACATGATCGGGCAATTCGGCTTAGACGGAAATGCCGACCCGTTCACGCTTAGCCGAGGCGACCGCCAGCGGGTGACACTGGCTTCTGTTCTAGCCTGTAGGCCAGAGGTGCTTATTCTCGATGAACCGACAACAGGGCTGGATTACAGTGAATGTACTCATATTATGAAGCTGATCCGGGAACTTAATGAGAATGGAACCACCATCATCATGGTCACTCATGATATGGAACTCGTCCAGGATTATGCCAAACGGGTGCTCGTAGTAAGCGGAGGAAAACTTCTCGGAGACGGCGATACCGCTGCGATGATGACCCATCTTGATATGCTGGCTGCCGCTTCCGTAGCTCCTGCTCAGATCCCTGCGCTCGCACTGCGTTTAGGCGAGCATTTTAAAAATATATTTACTGTCACGCAGATGGTGGAAAGAATTGAAAGCAGGTGCAAAAGATGA
- the atpD gene encoding F0F1 ATP synthase subunit beta: MSKIGKVIQVMGPVVDIEFDPDALPEINSAIIIQNEAKKSKLTLEVAQHLGNDTVRCVAMSSTDGLTRGVEAVNTGAPITISVGNETLGRMFNVLGEPIDNLPAVKTELQFPIHRKAPAFVDQETTDTMLETGIKVVDLLAPYAKGGKIGLFGGAGVGKTVLIQELINNIATQHGGISVFAGVGERTREGNDLWNEMKESGVINKMTMVFGQMNEPPGARLRVGLTGLTQAEFFRDEQGQDVLLFIDNIFRFTQAGSEVSALLGRMPSAVGYQPTLATEMGNLQERITSTKKGSITSVQAIYVPADDLTDPAPATAFAHLDAKTVLSRAISEMGIYPAVDPLDSSSQIMTPDIVGQEHYEVAREVQKILQRFKELQDIIAILGMDELSEDDKLLVNRARRIQIFLSQPFSVAEAFTGMKGKYVPVKDTIRSFKEICEGKHDALPEEAFRYVGTIEEAIEKAKQLGAV; the protein is encoded by the coding sequence GTGTCAAAAATAGGTAAAGTAATCCAAGTTATGGGCCCGGTTGTTGACATCGAATTTGATCCCGATGCCCTGCCGGAAATCAATAGCGCAATCATTATTCAAAACGAAGCGAAGAAATCCAAACTCACTTTAGAAGTTGCCCAGCATCTTGGTAACGACACCGTACGTTGTGTAGCGATGTCGTCCACCGACGGTCTGACCAGGGGTGTAGAAGCCGTGAATACCGGTGCACCGATCACCATCAGTGTCGGGAATGAAACATTGGGAAGAATGTTCAATGTCTTAGGAGAACCAATCGACAATCTGCCCGCGGTCAAAACTGAACTACAATTTCCAATTCACCGCAAAGCGCCTGCGTTTGTTGATCAGGAAACCACAGATACGATGCTGGAAACAGGGATTAAAGTAGTCGATCTCTTAGCACCATATGCTAAAGGCGGTAAGATCGGACTGTTCGGCGGCGCCGGCGTAGGCAAAACCGTTCTCATCCAGGAGCTCATTAATAACATTGCAACCCAGCACGGCGGTATTTCCGTATTTGCCGGGGTTGGTGAACGTACCCGTGAAGGGAATGACCTCTGGAATGAAATGAAGGAATCCGGGGTTATCAACAAGATGACCATGGTGTTCGGACAGATGAACGAACCCCCCGGAGCCCGTTTGAGAGTAGGACTGACCGGTCTCACCCAAGCTGAATTTTTCCGTGATGAACAGGGACAGGACGTTCTCCTTTTCATCGATAACATCTTCCGCTTTACCCAGGCCGGATCGGAAGTGTCTGCACTTCTTGGTCGTATGCCGTCGGCGGTTGGTTATCAGCCGACTCTCGCTACGGAAATGGGTAACCTGCAGGAACGTATCACGTCAACGAAGAAGGGTTCCATTACCTCAGTTCAGGCGATTTATGTGCCTGCGGACGACTTGACGGACCCTGCGCCGGCTACGGCCTTTGCACATTTGGATGCCAAAACGGTTCTCTCTCGCGCGATTTCCGAAATGGGTATTTACCCGGCGGTGGACCCGTTGGATTCCAGTTCTCAGATCATGACCCCGGACATCGTCGGTCAGGAGCATTACGAAGTTGCCCGCGAAGTGCAGAAGATCCTGCAGCGTTTTAAAGAGCTTCAGGATATTATCGCGATCCTTGGTATGGACGAGCTAAGCGAAGATGACAAGCTACTCGTTAACCGGGCTCGCCGTATTCAGATCTTCCTGTCACAGCCATTCAGCGTTGCTGAAGCATTTACCGGTATGAAAGGCAAATATGTACCGGTCAAAGATACGATCCGGAGCTTCAAAGAAATCTGCGAAGGTAAGCACGATGCTCTGCCTGAGGAAGCGTTCCGGTATGTCGGTACGATTGAAGAGGCGATTGAAAAAGCGAAACAGTTGGGAGCTGTATAA
- the murA gene encoding UDP-N-acetylglucosamine 1-carboxyvinyltransferase, with the protein MSKFVVTGGRELEGKVDVSGAKNAILPIIAASLLTSDKIVLEEAPDLLDVQVMGQVIESLGGKVKRKNKKLHIETRDIENIEAPYDLISKMRASIFIMGPLLARKGRIRISHPGGCAIGSRPINWHIKGLELLGAQVRMDNGFLDVSASRLKAARIYLDFPSVGATENIMMAAVNAEGTTIVENAAQEPEIVDLANFINEMGGKIRGAGTNIINIEGVKELHGTTHTIIPDRIEAGTYILMAAACGGEVLVRNVIPVHLTSLLAKLDEAGVVYKEEDDGIRVIGKGNYHAVDIKTQVHPGFSTDLQAPIMAMLTRAHGTSMVTETVFENRFMHVEELKRMGADIRIEGRSAIVQGVENLHPATVSASDLRAGAGLVLAALTANGTSEIREIHHIERGYEYLEIKLKGIGANITKEE; encoded by the coding sequence TTGAGCAAATTTGTTGTGACAGGCGGAAGAGAATTAGAAGGGAAAGTGGATGTCAGCGGCGCGAAGAACGCTATATTACCGATTATTGCAGCAAGTCTGCTGACTTCAGATAAAATTGTATTGGAAGAAGCCCCCGATCTGCTCGACGTTCAAGTTATGGGGCAGGTTATCGAATCTCTAGGGGGAAAGGTTAAAAGAAAAAACAAGAAATTACATATTGAAACAAGAGATATCGAAAACATAGAGGCTCCTTACGATCTTATCTCAAAAATGCGAGCATCCATATTTATTATGGGGCCTTTGCTTGCTCGTAAGGGCAGAATCAGGATTTCTCATCCCGGCGGATGCGCAATCGGGTCTAGACCGATTAATTGGCATATTAAAGGTTTGGAGCTGTTGGGAGCCCAGGTACGTATGGATAATGGTTTTTTGGACGTTTCGGCCTCCAGACTGAAAGCGGCAAGAATATATCTGGATTTTCCGAGCGTTGGAGCAACCGAAAATATCATGATGGCTGCTGTAAACGCGGAGGGCACGACCATTGTTGAGAATGCTGCCCAGGAACCCGAAATCGTTGATCTCGCCAATTTTATTAACGAAATGGGTGGTAAAATTCGCGGCGCAGGCACGAATATCATCAACATTGAAGGGGTCAAAGAACTCCATGGGACCACACATACAATCATCCCGGACCGGATTGAAGCAGGAACATACATCTTGATGGCTGCGGCCTGCGGCGGTGAAGTCTTGGTACGGAACGTCATCCCAGTTCACTTGACCTCGCTCTTGGCCAAACTTGATGAAGCCGGCGTAGTATATAAAGAGGAAGATGATGGCATAAGAGTCATTGGCAAAGGAAACTATCATGCTGTAGATATTAAGACCCAAGTGCATCCGGGGTTTTCAACCGATCTGCAGGCTCCGATCATGGCGATGCTTACACGGGCCCATGGGACTTCAATGGTTACAGAGACCGTTTTTGAAAACAGATTCATGCATGTCGAAGAACTGAAAAGAATGGGTGCAGACATCCGGATTGAGGGCAGAAGTGCGATTGTCCAGGGAGTGGAGAACCTTCATCCCGCTACCGTAAGTGCAAGTGATTTGCGGGCCGGAGCGGGCCTTGTTCTGGCAGCGCTGACGGCCAATGGCACCTCGGAAATCAGAGAGATCCATCATATCGAAAGAGGTTATGAATATCTTGAAATTAAATTAAAGGGTATTGGCGCCAATATAACGAAAGAAGAATAA
- a CDS encoding tryptophan transporter produces the protein MEKRVVLTENKKGLTVSDLLLIGVLLAAGAVLKFFVGSVINFGMKPNFIIAMYCLIILLIKPRLREAAIIGLLAGAICQFFPGQPYINFASELLGAIAISLLILIPMNIGKISFKPIVATFFSTLVSGFSFVGIMYLMYYTGADIKPTPLAIFLAIIFGTAAINAIIVQVLYIPLKLALKK, from the coding sequence ATGGAAAAAAGAGTCGTTCTTACCGAAAATAAAAAAGGGCTTACCGTATCAGATCTTCTCCTTATCGGCGTTTTGCTCGCAGCAGGAGCGGTACTCAAATTTTTTGTAGGCTCGGTTATTAACTTCGGCATGAAGCCGAACTTCATTATCGCGATGTACTGTCTGATTATCCTGCTTATTAAACCCCGTTTGCGCGAAGCGGCCATTATCGGGCTTCTGGCCGGTGCGATCTGTCAGTTCTTCCCGGGGCAGCCCTACATTAACTTTGCCAGCGAACTGCTTGGAGCGATTGCAATATCACTGCTTATTCTGATACCGATGAACATTGGTAAAATTTCTTTTAAACCAATTGTTGCCACATTTTTTTCTACCCTTGTCAGCGGTTTTTCGTTTGTTGGAATTATGTATCTGATGTATTACACCGGTGCAGATATTAAACCTACTCCGCTGGCAATCTTTCTGGCGATCATTTTTGGAACGGCAGCCATCAATGCAATCATTGTCCAAGTGCTCTATATTCCGTTGAAGCTTGCCCTTAAAAAATAA
- a CDS encoding F0F1 ATP synthase subunit epsilon has protein sequence MAGTFNFVVVAPAGEVLNTEVEFVLAPGAEGELGILANHSPLIANLVIGVIRYTQNGKVEKMAISGGFMEVAQNKVTILADTAELAESIDVARAEAAKERAEKRISEKQSETDILRAEVALKRAVARLKATEK, from the coding sequence ATGGCTGGAACGTTTAACTTTGTTGTCGTGGCACCCGCCGGCGAAGTCCTGAATACAGAAGTTGAATTCGTCCTTGCACCCGGAGCAGAAGGGGAACTCGGAATTCTAGCCAATCACTCCCCACTCATTGCCAACCTGGTGATCGGCGTTATCCGCTATACCCAAAACGGCAAAGTGGAAAAAATGGCGATCAGTGGCGGTTTCATGGAGGTTGCCCAGAACAAGGTGACGATCCTAGCTGATACTGCCGAGCTTGCTGAATCCATTGATGTTGCCAGGGCAGAAGCGGCCAAAGAGCGCGCCGAAAAACGCATCAGCGAGAAACAGTCCGAGACGGACATACTCAGAGCGGAAGTTGCTTTAAAAAGAGCCGTGGCTAGGCTCAAAGCAACAGAAAAATAG
- the spoIID gene encoding stage II sporulation protein D, translating to MSQRMKTITAAVMAVIFFVGILPVLISWFGDKDQEDLGKQVRVKLADGQIKAMPIEKYLIGVVAAEMPAEFETEALKAQAVAARTYVLKRMASTEGSDFDVDTTVNTQAWNSNEEMRTKWGIINYWKYQRKITDAVKATRGKVITFQGEMINAFFYSSCGRKKTERAGDVWSTDLDYLKNVPSGESDPLRFVKHHIFQCAEFYQLLGFTQIPEKFSDSDVILVERTKAGRIKTLAVRNKVFKGTQLRSKLQLSSTDFEWEIRGTEIEFVTYGKGHGVGMSQYGANDLAQKGESYIEILGHYYLETKLEKIY from the coding sequence GTGAGTCAAAGAATGAAAACAATAACGGCCGCTGTCATGGCCGTTATCTTTTTTGTAGGAATACTGCCCGTGCTTATCAGCTGGTTTGGGGATAAAGACCAGGAAGATCTGGGAAAGCAGGTAAGGGTCAAACTTGCAGATGGCCAGATCAAAGCAATGCCCATTGAGAAATACCTGATTGGGGTAGTTGCAGCCGAAATGCCAGCCGAGTTTGAAACAGAAGCGTTAAAGGCCCAGGCTGTTGCCGCCAGGACCTATGTACTTAAACGTATGGCATCTACTGAAGGCAGCGACTTTGATGTGGACACCACTGTCAATACGCAGGCCTGGAATTCCAACGAAGAAATGCGGACAAAATGGGGAATCATCAACTACTGGAAATATCAGCGCAAGATCACAGATGCGGTTAAAGCTACGCGAGGTAAGGTTATTACGTTTCAGGGAGAAATGATTAATGCGTTTTTCTATAGCAGCTGCGGCCGAAAAAAAACTGAACGGGCTGGAGACGTTTGGAGCACAGATCTGGATTATCTCAAAAATGTGCCGTCCGGGGAAAGTGATCCGCTACGGTTCGTCAAACATCATATCTTTCAGTGTGCTGAATTTTACCAGCTTCTTGGTTTCACCCAGATCCCGGAAAAGTTTTCGGACAGTGATGTTATCCTGGTTGAAAGGACGAAAGCCGGTCGGATAAAAACACTGGCTGTCAGAAACAAAGTATTCAAAGGAACGCAACTTCGGAGCAAGCTTCAGCTTTCCTCGACCGATTTTGAATGGGAGATCCGCGGAACAGAAATTGAGTTTGTAACGTACGGCAAAGGACACGGAGTCGGGATGTCACAATACGGGGCCAATGACCTGGCCCAAAAAGGTGAATCGTACATTGAAATTTTGGGACACTATTATCTGGAGACAAAACTTGAGAAGATCTATTAA
- a CDS encoding energy-coupling factor transporter transmembrane component T, translating into MTGFLDYVPGNSFLHRLNPLTKLLLSLILCVSCFISDLHLYVIAIIVLNLLLAASAGVFNRSIRMLKALLKFSVVLFVLQILFVRDGIVLLSLPLHLMITDKGLSFSLLFVLRLLAATMPLALMLSVTPMNDLSNVLVERLRIPYKYAFALMTAIRFIPIFSNEMAGIMEAQTARGVEFDTKNFFKKIRLLLPLCVPLLISSVKRIEGGAISVELRGFYCRKKGSGYKYYAFRSGDFISLGASVLLVTLAVIL; encoded by the coding sequence ATGACAGGCTTTTTAGATTATGTTCCCGGCAACTCCTTTTTGCACCGCCTTAATCCGCTGACCAAACTGCTACTTTCGCTTATTCTCTGTGTCTCATGCTTTATCAGTGACCTACATCTTTATGTAATCGCTATTATTGTGCTGAATTTGCTACTTGCTGCTTCAGCAGGTGTATTTAACCGTTCCATCCGAATGCTGAAAGCGTTGCTTAAATTTTCCGTGGTTCTATTTGTGCTACAGATCTTGTTCGTGAGAGATGGTATCGTCCTGCTGAGTCTTCCGCTTCATCTTATGATCACTGACAAGGGTTTATCGTTTTCGCTGCTATTTGTTTTGCGACTGCTTGCCGCGACAATGCCACTGGCGCTGATGCTCTCGGTCACCCCGATGAACGATCTTTCTAACGTGCTGGTGGAGCGGCTCAGGATTCCCTATAAATATGCGTTTGCGTTGATGACAGCCATTCGCTTTATTCCAATTTTTTCAAACGAAATGGCAGGTATCATGGAAGCGCAGACAGCCCGCGGCGTCGAATTCGATACGAAAAATTTCTTTAAGAAAATACGGCTTCTTCTGCCGCTGTGTGTACCGCTTCTAATTTCCTCCGTCAAACGGATTGAGGGTGGGGCGATCTCCGTTGAGCTTCGCGGCTTCTACTGTCGCAAAAAGGGCAGCGGGTATAAGTACTACGCCTTCAGATCAGGAGATTTTATATCCTTAGGGGCATCCGTATTACTCGTAACTTTGGCAGTCATTCTTTAG
- the spoIIID gene encoding sporulation transcriptional regulator SpoIIID codes for MQEHIKRRALDIGNYIIESSCTVRQTAQIFGVSKSTVHKDVTERLPLINKRLSSQVKHVLESNKAERHIRGGEATKKKYMHTED; via the coding sequence GTGCAGGAACATATCAAAAGAAGAGCTTTAGATATTGGCAACTATATTATAGAATCAAGCTGTACAGTGCGGCAGACCGCACAAATATTCGGGGTATCCAAGTCGACGGTACATAAAGATGTAACAGAAAGATTGCCGTTGATTAACAAACGGCTTTCCTCTCAGGTCAAGCATGTCCTTGAAAGCAATAAAGCCGAGAGGCATATTCGGGGAGGAGAAGCAACCAAGAAGAAATACATGCATACGGAGGATTAG